A window of Sulfurovum riftiae contains these coding sequences:
- a CDS encoding competence/damage-inducible protein A yields the protein MPEPTFFTLIIGTEILNRRRQDKHFDFVTRTLAKKGAKLSASFIIEDDPALIVQTIKFIASQPNPVLFSFGGIGSTPDDHTRKCASIALKDGVLRVHPEAKQIIEEKLGEDAYPHPIKMAQLPKGAKLLDNPVNKMPAFSLDERYFFMPGFPEMSHPMVEEIVEKLLPETKTYYRYTLTALCKENELIEVMEQMPKDVEFSSLPKLYTDGWRVSISVASHDEKKAKEAFHRYIDLLERRQIRYGLNDES from the coding sequence ATGCCTGAACCTACATTTTTCACCCTCATCATCGGTACAGAGATCCTCAACCGACGGCGTCAGGACAAGCACTTTGACTTCGTCACCAGAACATTGGCAAAAAAAGGGGCTAAACTTTCAGCCTCATTCATCATAGAGGACGACCCGGCACTCATTGTGCAGACCATCAAATTCATCGCTTCACAGCCCAACCCCGTACTCTTCTCATTCGGCGGTATCGGCTCCACACCGGATGACCATACCCGAAAATGTGCTTCCATCGCACTAAAAGACGGTGTGCTTCGGGTACATCCTGAAGCAAAGCAGATCATAGAAGAGAAACTGGGAGAAGATGCCTACCCTCACCCCATTAAAATGGCGCAACTGCCCAAAGGGGCAAAACTGCTTGACAATCCGGTGAACAAAATGCCGGCCTTCTCTCTGGATGAGCGTTACTTTTTCATGCCCGGTTTTCCGGAAATGAGCCACCCCATGGTAGAAGAGATCGTAGAGAAGCTGCTGCCGGAGACAAAGACCTACTACCGTTATACCCTCACTGCGCTTTGTAAAGAGAATGAACTCATAGAGGTGATGGAGCAGATGCCGAAAGATGTAGAGTTCTCCTCCCTGCCTAAACTCTACACCGACGGATGGCGGGTCTCCATCTCTGTCGCTTCACACGATGAAAAGAAAGCCAAAGAGGCCTTTCATCGCTATATTGACCTGCTTGAAAGAAGACAGATCCGTTACGGTCTGAACGATGAATCATAA